The proteins below come from a single Bombus pyrosoma isolate SC7728 linkage group LG10, ASM1482585v1, whole genome shotgun sequence genomic window:
- the LOC122571785 gene encoding uncharacterized protein LOC122571785, which yields MSCERIKIFLLLFFTSILVYYYYETKICPIVNDHDVNISSWETMTLSLSARKANDSFMKLNKKRNYKRENSVKEHEIYAKIYNLTNIWSFDKDMKQYKNRNVISEVNDKTQFPQTFSKFSAQRIAYNTNANMRKNLPKNKQKKVKVLRHVLMNNVSNKNEDNSKSTNKKKLYWVSFQDEDESSIMELIVFNASHTPDVYRSYTNYSLRY from the exons ATGTCTtgtgaaagaataaaaatatttcttctactattttttacttcaatacttgtatattattattacgaaacaA AAATATGTCCAATAGTAAATGATCATGACGTCAATATCTCATCATGGGAAACCATGACACTTTCTTTATCAGCTAGAAAAGCTAATGACTCTTTTAtgaagttaaataaaaaaaggaattataaGCGCGAAAATTCTGTGAAAGAACATGaaatatatgcaaaaatatataatctgACGAATATATGGTCTTTCGATAAAGACATGaagcaatataaaaataggaatGTGATTTCGGAAGTGAATGATAAAACACAGTTTCCGCAAACATTTAGTAAATTTTCGGCTCAAAGAATTGCATATAATACAAATGCTAATATGAGGAAGAATTTGCCAAAGAATAAGCAGAAAAAGGTGAAAGTATTAAGACATGTGTTAATGAACAacgtatcgaataaaaatgaagataattcCAAGAGtacgaataagaaaaaattatattgggTATCATTTCAAGATGAAGATGAATCAAGTATAATggaattaattgtttttaatgcAAGTCATACGCCAGATGTCTATCGCTCATACACTAATTATTCACTTCGATACTGA
- the LOC122571776 gene encoding uncharacterized protein LOC122571776, giving the protein MNFSIFVLLTVFINCSRIRCRVTATTENLEVIHRSLRATTTDSDNIQMPEKEISRMDTSSKQNSVTLQGLEKIANVKIDSSNRKSKILRSLAFLAGLSVGGLAGAASSDVKTYTKLPPLSVNVGSSRISPQVAAIYNPYPYVSYPYILATPFGIYPLWDLLRSQSINGIQNNFQPLTQNPQVLNLFDNKPTDLLNNGDEYVEEAQKIESIKTPNDTENTDKSVESQVEGDRNAEEKIQSSSAIACIMRKGVNTKQGVKVGENADSSLMTSNLQTINKIMVPINTTGRNTTQIPMTINTTQNSTINNNQTNPPFYGYYEGYPQDINQIAFTTESYEHKYHDYEHTNYNLPSYDKPVNFYSDNRYNYYSVPPVDSYPSSQFHQDPEYPPNDYKRFFYTSDNTPPFTNTDFRPVV; this is encoded by the exons gAATACGTTGCAGAGTTACAGCAACGACAGAAAATTTAGAAGTAATCCATAGATCATTAAGAGCAACAACTACAGACAGTGATAACATCCAGATGccagagaaagaaatttctcggATGGATACGTCTTCGAAACAAAACTCGGTTACATTACAAGGCTTAGAGAAAATTGCGAATGTGAAGATCGACTCTTCGAACAggaaatctaaaattttaagGAGCTTGGCTTTTCTAGCTGGTTTAAGTGTTGGTGGTTTAGCAGGTGCAGCATCGTCCGATGTAAAAACCTATACCAAATTGCCACCGTTGAGTGTGAATGTTGGTTCTTCTCGAATTTCACCTCAAGTTGCTGCAATTTATAATCCTTATCCTTACGTGTCGTATCCTTATATATTAGCCACTCCTTTTGGAATTTATCCTTTATGGGATCTACTACGGTCACAGTCAATTAATGGGatacaaaacaattttcaacCATTAACACAAAATCCACAAGTATTGAACTTATTCGATAACAAACCAACTGATCTGCTAAATAATGGTGACGAATATGTAGAAGAGGCtcagaaaattgaaagcatCAAAACACCGAACGACACTGAAAATACTGACAAGAGTGTAGAGTCCCAAGTGGAGGGCGATCGGAACGCGGAAGAGAAG ATACAATCATCTTCTGCTATTGCGTGCATTATGCGGAAAGGAGTTAATACGAAACAAGGTGTCAAAGTAGGTGAAAATGCTGATAGTTCCTTAATGACATCGAATCTAcaaactataaataaaataatggttCCTATCAACACAACTGGTAGAAATACGACTCAAATTCCAATGACAATCAATACTACACAAAAttcaacaataaataacaacCAAACAAATCCACCTTTTTATGGCTATTATGAAGGATATCCACAAGACATAAACCAAATCGCTTTTACTACGGAATCGTACGAACATAAATATCACGATTACGAACATACTAATTACAATTTACCTTCTTATGACAAAcctgtgaatttttattcagataaCAGATATAACTATTATTCCGTACCACCTGTTGATTCTTATCCATCGAGTCAGTTTCATCAGGATCCCGAATATCCGCCTAACGACTATAAACGATTTTTCTATACATCAGATAATACACCACCATTTACCAATACTGATTTCAGACCTGTAGTCTAG